The Dioscorea cayenensis subsp. rotundata cultivar TDr96_F1 chromosome 16, TDr96_F1_v2_PseudoChromosome.rev07_lg8_w22 25.fasta, whole genome shotgun sequence sequence CTAGCTTGCTTGAAGTAGAAGAAGGATAGTATGGAAATGTATATATGATGGATGAGGTAATGGTGTGTTCCTTTCTGTTATTCCTATTTGTGGCTAATTGGCATCATTGGATTTGGTCTCACTGCATAAGTTTGCCAATGTAGTAATTAAATCAGTTAGGCCATTCATTCCTTTGGTGTGTTTGGAAAGGGAGCCAGCTCTGTCAGGGATGGTTGAGATCTCTCTGTACTTCAGTGACTTCATTCTCTCAATCAttgattcattaattaataatatatacatggGAACTCATCATACAATTTCTATAGATATAGCAACTTATTACAGAGCCTTTAAAGAGTTATTAAAATTTCACTCATTAAAATTTCTGAGAAATtaagaatattatatatatatagatcttcAGTGGCAGCTTGCATTAATGAATTCTTTCACAAACAtgtatcatatatatttgaCGTAAATTTTGTGATTAGGTCCGTTGTACGTGCTTGCATCTCGTAACAAATCTTAAGTCATGTGATCAGGTGCAatgttgggaaaaaaaaatgattaacttAATGAAAGTGGTCAAGACACTCATAGTTTAGTAACATCTGGTCCTCATGCTCAGATAAAGTTCTGAATTTAACTCCTCACTAGAGTAAGTAAGGTGATGGCATGTGACAGTTCAATGCCATGCACatccattaaattaaatagCTTAATGTGCATATGGCTTGTTCAtctgttaaaataataataataataataataataataataataataataataattgttggGGTCCAGCCCATTTGTTGGGTTGGATGAATAATTGGGCTCCAAGCCcatgatggaaaaaaaaaatgaagctaggtcaatagtggagaagatggagggcaAAGAGGTAACTCTAAAAGGTGAAATTTTTTCTCATTCCTTGGTAATAAGAATAGGTTATGCTTTTGATGAGGGCGATTATCCTGAAGAAGTAAGAGAGGGAAGACaaagagggagaagaaggagagaaggcTAGGGCAAGGGAGATCGGACGACCAAACCTCACGggatctcactcaaactccgGGAGAAGACTCTTGCAGAAGCACTACCTattgattagggtttgatccTTCTATTTCTCCctacttgttgtttgttagccatcttgatgatgatgatgatgcttgtCAATAAGAACTCTTCTCTCATTAATGTCTTTGTCCTCAGCATTGTAAAccctctagttagctagagaagATCCATTGTAATTCTTTATTGACCCAGTGGATACgtgtttaagaggctctaacgagtcccgtggtttttccccTCGATTTGTAGGGTTTCCACGCTAAAAAAATCGTTGTCttgaatctttgtttgtttgttcatctcattctaacatgaATGAGGGGTTTGATAGCGattttatgagttgttttgaaAGCTTTGAGCGCTAGAACCCTTGGGAGGAACATTGAAGCCTCAAGAAAGACATTGAAGGTTTTTTGCAAACTTTATGCGGGTCTGCATACGGGCCAGACAAGATCGCTGAGTGAGTTTTCACGAGGGTGTATACTGAGGCAGTAAGATATGATGCTACAGTAatattgctatagtaaattccGTAGTTTTTTGCTGTTGCATTTCAAGTCAAACCcccaacaataataataataataataataataataataataagaagaagaagaagaagagtgatGATTGTTGAGAATTTTAGAACATCCAAGATAAGAATCAGAAGCttaaagagaagaagaacagaGAGTGTTTTTATATCAGCACTTCCCTCCTTCTCTTAACCGAATCTAACTTACATTCAAAAATTCAGAAACCCAGAaactcaaaaaacaaaacaaacataaagacTACACACTCAGAAACTCAGAAACTATCAAACTAAACACATTAATCAAACAACAGTACTTCTTCAGACTTCCATCACACTAGCTCAATCACACTAACAATGATCGGACAAAATGAGAACtagacataataataaaattcggATATACCACCACACAAACGGTGATAAAAACATCCTGCGCGAGGGAAAAGAAGTTGGCAAATAGACGAATCCTATGTGCAATCATCTTTTCTGAGTGATTTTAATATGCAACTATGTCTGGACCCTAGACACATCAAACTAGAGATATAGCTAGCTAGGCCCACAAAACGACGAAGAGGAATGATgataaatctcattaatttgatggcaatatatatatatattgataaatttggGTAAATATAAGTTAACGGTGTGCACAGGCGCAATAGTCTGTTCGTGCATTGTTACCGACTAATTCGGAgatttgaatgcttgttaactTTCACAATCGGTGATCTTTGATGTGTTTTAAACTCGGGTTATGAGCtcctataatatatatttttatggctGATCTATCAATCATTTGGTTGATGGTAATTTTtcgatcatttttttttttttttaaataaggagTTGGAGCTGGGTCTATTACAATGTGCTGTATTTGTTCTTTGTGTGTCTTGTTTtatgcttcttgttgttaatACATGGCTTTTCAGACAATATACTAGTGTTTATTCATAATAAACTTTTACATTTCAGTACGCTGTAGCTTTATTAAACCAATATATACATCACAGGCgccatatatataatacaaggaGAATAAGTTTTTATTATCCTATGGGATCCTATGGCTTGAAATTTAAAACCACTGTGAACTCCACAAAGAGGAATATAATTAATAACTCTGAATTCTTGTGTATATTCGCCAATTGTAGTTGACTAAACTTCACCAGATATATAAACAAGCTTTACATTTGACGATTTGAGCAATGACGACCCTCCTGACCTCATCTAAATTGTTCTATTTTTGCGTCaaattttgtaagaaaaatacTATGTCTTGCTTTCATTCAAACAactcaaaaaatgaaaaaaacagaGTGCTTTCAGATCACCAACTCTTCAAGTTTGACTTACTTTGTGTTGGAGTAACTGATATGGCCAcgtctttgaaaaaaaatgctatatatttaattcatatttaatgtgttaacattaacaaaatttgatttgtttgcaaaatactaattaaaatatatcaGCACATGGTAAAAgatgtatttaaataattagtaatattCTCACATCTGTTGATctagaaaaaacataaatatgaatatataaatcctggttttaattttatcatgtCGGTGTAAATTCTTTGATTAAATTAAGTCcggtaatatattttaattatatttgacacttttataaaaaaaattggagtaaAGCTAAAGGGACAACCATGTCAATCaaattagatatatttatatattgtgcAGAAAACTGATGGCATGCCATTCGATTGCAAGAATATAtgctttttaaattaaaattattaacaaatagaAGTATGAGAAATGCCATGAGAGTTGGTTCtggaatacaaaataaatagttgAACGAATCACGTGAATCCACCACCACCACGTCAACTTGGTTCATGCATCAATGCCCTGTTAGTTAATTTCCATCACAATATCATTACTTACAACCCATGCCAAAACTAACCatctttaattttcaattaccaaataaattatgaaaaaacaaaatgctACTGACGCCAAGGCGCTCATGAGTTTGCTATGTAACTcgtttataaattattattattattgttataataataataataataataataataataataataataataataataaacaaggCGCTCAGCATCGAGTCAacaattaaaagttaaaacaactaattaaaaaaattatttttaaaaaagaagaagaagaagaaaaatttcgCCAAGGTTTCTCTTAGGATCCGAGTATTAATTTCTCCGTGTCTTCTGACATTACTGCAATAAAACCACACAGAATAGAATTAGATTCCGGCGCCGCTGGTATGTAAGATGTTGTTCGGTGGTCCTATAAAAAGATTATATTTTAGTTTACGTTTCACatcttcaaaaattaattaattaattaaggtgTGCTTGAAAACTAACTTGTGTAAGTTGAGTTCGTAGTAGAGCGTGTTGTTCAGTATCAGTATCAGTATCAGTATCAGTATCAGTATCAGTATGGCAGGGACGACGCAGCCGTGGGAGAAGCTTGAGGGGAAGGTGGTCATGGTCACTGGTGCGTCCTCTGGTATCGGACGTGAACTCTGTCTCGACCTCGCTAGAGCTGGTTGCCTCATCGTTGCCGCTGCCCGTCGAACTGATCGCCTCCGTACACTCTGTGACCAGATAAACGGTTCTGGATCGAAGGAGGTCGATCGGGAAACGAAGGCCGTCCGATCGGTGGCAGTGGAGCTTGATGTGTGCGGCAAGAGCACCGAGATCGAAGCTGCTGTTAAAAAGGCCTGGGATGCCTTTGGCCGTATTGATGCCCTTGTTAATAACGCTGGTATTAGAggtaattaatttattagtatcgctattatatattcattcatGACCCGCAGCAAACTTATTTCTTAAAGTATCAGTTGTAAATCTATTGCTAGAGCTGTAAATAGTACTGTCATGTCATTATTTTGAATCTAGTTTCTTACTTAAGTCTTTATGAAACAAACCTaaaatctaaagaaaaaaaagcttgTTGCATGTTGCTCACCAACCaagcctttctttctttctttctttgttttgttgacTTGTAAAACTAcgtacaaaatatatatatatatatatatatatatcccactTAATTAGATTCTTGCTTAATTACGGTGTGCCTAATTAATCTTTTGTGTGCTGTactgtatgtatatatatgaatgtcGCAGGTTGGGTATATTCCCCACTAGATTGGAGTGAAGAAGACTGGAATACCAACATCAAAACCAATCTAACTGGACTATGGTTAGTATCCAAACATGTCTGCACACGGATGCGGGatgcaaaacaaaaaggttCAGTAATCAATATCTCATCCATTACCGCTCTTGATCGTGGCCAGTTACCTGGAGCACTTGCATACTGTGCATCAAAAGCAGGAGTCAACATGGTCaccaaggtatatatatatatatataaagttttttttttttaatagcattTGAAAGTAATTAATTCAATGTTGTCAGGTCATGGCTTTGGAACTTGGGGTGTATAACATCCGAGTGAACGCGTTAGCACCAGGATTATTCAAATCAGAGATCACACAAGGACTGATGGGAAAAGAATGGGTTAACAAAGTGGCTGAGAAGATTGTTCCATTAAAGACTTTTGGCACATCTGATCCTGCACTGACAAGGGTAGTTCGCTACTTGATTCATGACTTGTCGGAGTATGTTACTGGCAATATCTTCATCGTAGATGCAGGAGCCACCCTCCCTGGTTTTCCTCTCTTCTCTTCCCTCTGAATTAATTGTCTCCAGcttcatccatatatatatatatatgtttaggtGTCTGATTTTGATTACATATATATCAGTGTGTTTGGTTCTGAATAGCAAGTGGGTTTGCCATCATGTCATGTGTGCCTGCCCTGCTCTTGTTGCTTGAGGGTTTTGTATAACTGAAATGCATGGCTATGTTTCAGTTGTTTCTGTTCAGAAAATTAATACCGAATAAGACTGAAATGCATgtgcaaaatttttaatttcaatttttaagttcccaatgtttatgtttataaaatttttttaatcaataatataaaaaaaaaaaatcacgctATATACATTTTGATAGGTATAATactctaattaattttttaaaaaatgtggataaaccacttctatTAAAACAAGAGAGCAAACATCAACTTTCCACCAAACTGCAGTGGAAAACACAAGGCAAAGGTTACAACAATcctatattatttaaaatgtgTCTTTTTAATcactcttattttatttgtccTTGTGAGGTCCCTTTATTATTCCGATAAGTAAAATAGTCTTGATCGTCACAAACATTCAATTTTCTGTAGACTAGCTGacgcgtatatatatatatatattattaaaatactatttttttaaaacttcaaatATCAGAATTCTAGCCCACCAGTGGTGAACTCTGCCGATGTCGTTCTACTATAATATACCAACAAACAGACTCTCAAAAGAAAGAGAGCATCTAATCTTGTCTCTCTCTCCATCCTTCATCTCCCAGTCCCACCAGCCCAACATGATCACAGCTTCAGACTTCTGCACTATTATGTGCGCCATGCTCCCTCTCTACTTCGTTATTCTCTTTGTCTTCGCCGTCGTCCGCTGGTGGCACATCTTCTCCCCCGACCAGTGCTCCAGCATAAACCTTTTTGTTGCCACCTTTGTCGTCCATGTTCTCTCTTTCTACCTCCTTGTCGGCATAAACCAATACTTCTCAGAAAGGTATTGGTTATAGAAAAGATCGTTATGGGATTGTTAGTGTCAACACGACACAAAAATTACATACAAATGAACCATTTGTTTTGGCGTCTCAAGTGACTCAGGTTTACTATATTATAGGATTGAAAGATCCTACATGGGCTACTATCAGCAAGATAAAACCAAGAAATTTTTATGACATTCCAGAAAATGATGAAGAGTCATATCAAGAAGAATATGTTGTTTATGATGTATGTGAATCACATTAACAAGATGATTTTGAAGATATAGATTGGAATAAGCATGGAGTTGAAGATATGATACTGGAGTAATTGAAGCTTttcacatatttattatatacctTTTAACATTCTTCATTTTGGTAAGTCATTTTacctattttgtatttattactttgatcttGATCTTGTTATGTTAGCAATAATTAGTATAATTTCTGAATTATCATTTatgttattctctttttttcccctttattttcatgtttgtattaagaattaatatttgtttatcttttttatagGATTATATTGAAGATGGCAAGGAAAGGAAAAGCACGAGTTAGAAAATGATGCAAATtcagaaacacaaaataatcaaaCGCCAAACCAAGttgatgatgaaaatgttgaaattaATCTTGACTGTTCATTGCCATCATCTACTCGAGCTTCAAGTGAAATATGTTCTTCTTCAGCACCTCCAAATAAAAGACATAGAAAAGgtaatgaaataatatttttaatttatatactttatctaTTGAactctaaataattttaaattcatagaTGACTTTGTTGAAGAGTTAATGTGAGAAGAAAGGCTAAAGGTGTCAAGTCAGGGGAAGGAATTGAAGTTGAGATATATGACAACAGGTAAAATATACCATCCTATAACTActcatgaataaattgttgatttaatctttttatatcCTAAATTATTTTCTAGGATTTGTAAAATATCTTGTTATAGTTTCGTAACTTCAATCATTTAGACATCTTAATGTACTACATTATtttaacacaaatatacatgattATAACACCAAAAGCCATTAGTGAAATACATGTTCTCTTCcatcaaaaaattaatagtcCATGGACATCTTATTCTGAATATCCGAAATATTCAGAGCTAGATACTCTTTTTGCGTGATATCTGGCCGTGGGGTTCTCACATAATCAACCAGAAGAAGTTAAAAAAGCATTTGAGAATTCAGTAAAGTGTCGATACTCTGATTGGATGTTACGTATAAGGAAACCAATTTTCGAGAAGTATAAAATCCGAGAAGATCGTTACAAACACCCACCTTATTTTCATTCCTTCTAATGTGTGGAAAGAAATGGTAGACAAATGGATGGGAGATAATTGAcaggtttaatatatatatatatatataaattgttttaggtttttaattctaTTAAGAGTAAGTGAAATTCTAATATTGTTGATATGTATGCAGCATAAAAGTGATAAGAATAAAATTAATCGATCACAATCTCAAATCATTCATACCACTGGTAGAGTTTCGATGGCCAAGCATAGGAGTGACATGGTaactaatatttgtgttttactatttaatattttctaatggATACATAGTATATACCTTCCaaattgatcatttttttattgcctTAGGTTAAAGAGACAAGGTCAGAGCTAGGCTCAATTgattgctttaaaaaattccaCACTAAAAATGATGGAGAGAGTTGGGCTACTGAGTAAAAGATCTAtaggtataattttttttttattgtttaagtcTTAATATTGTAATgagtatttataattatttttttcaatgtcagGATCAAATGGATAATATTAGGTCAATTGCGACATCTGAAGGTTCAATAGTAAATGAATGAGAAATATATTGCAATGTTACAGGAGAACCTAGTCATGGTCGTGTTCTTGGATTAGGTAAGGGTATTCAAGGGAAAGATGTGTATGGTTGTAGTTCCTCTCAAACATGTAGCAAAAGAtgcaaagaaattcaaaagatgaaggaaaaagaatagGGAGGACCGTTTCAAGCAAATAGAGTCTACAATTGACAAATTATAACAACAAGTATCCGTTATGGTTCAAGCGGTGTTGCAAAGTTTGGGATTATCTAATATACAATTACCTACACaggtataataatataatttaatgtttttaattattgtctttatatgatttttaaatttttgttaatgtaatgtattatttatatgttactttaatttattatctcaCATTCTTTTTCCACTTATGTTATCTTATTCATTTTCCTTTAATACTATTATGTTTATAGCATATACAAAATTCTATAATTAACTATCTTAtcactaatattatttaatattcgtACCAAACCTATATACATCTTAGGCTTTAATGCAAAATTAATAGTGTACTATTGAATATTAAAATGTTTGCATGTATTATGTTTGTGTGTAGGGAGGTGGTAATGATCTTAGGGATGTGATAGCTAATTCTCAAGAAAATGTAAGAGATGTCCATCATGCCAATGCTAATGAAAAAGATGTCAATGAGAATAGCTTGGAGGAAGATTCCGAAAAAGATGATAATGACAATCCAAAATGAAGAGAGTTGtgaagatgacgatgatgactaaagatttaaatgttttgaatgTTTCCAACTCTTATtagatttcattttttaaacttttatcgAGTTAATGGTTTGTAAAAGTCTATAACACTTAATTCTTCACACTTATTTAGTTTCAtgttttgaccttttattatgtcattGTTATGTCATTGTTTTGTAGAATTTTATAATACTTAATTTAACATATTATTAGGTTCATATGTTAAATTGAGTCAATATTGTGGTAAATGAGCTTGTTGTGTATGAGCttgttgttatataatttaaattatgttgTAATATAAGATTTGAATTAATTAGGTGCATGCTATCCATTTTTCCATATAGCATTTGCGACGACTTGGTCAcaaaaaagatttatttgaatggacacacaaaaatattcatttgcGACCAATTCCGATTGGTCACAAATAACACTTATTTGTGACGACACAAAGTTAGTCGCAAATAATAAGTTGTTACGACGACATATTCTTTGTTGCAAATAATATCTTTTGCGACGTCATACACTTTGTTGCAAATACTATTTTTTGCGACGGCTTAATCTTTGTTGCAAATAATACCTTTTGCGAAGGCATACTCTTTATTGCAAATAATATCTTTTGCAACGATCAATATGTCATCGTAAATAACACTAATTGCAACAAATAATTGATGTCGCAAAAAAACATTTCTTCACCCTTTAATTCAGTCgcattattaatgtttttttgtaactagatttttaaatttttttgcgaGAGGCTTTTTATGTTGTCGAAAAAACTAGTTTTTGCGACGGTTGGTTGCAATAACTATCTTTTGCGATGGAAGCACATACGACGACATGTGATGGCAAAATGTCGTCGCAAAAAACCTTTTGCGACGACATTTAAAGGTTTTCTGCGACGGTAACTGGTCATAGCAAAAAGTAGTTTTTCTTGTCTCAAAACAACCTTGTAAAATGAACACTAAGTTTATATACTTGCGGATACTAT is a genomic window containing:
- the LOC120278706 gene encoding 3-oxoacyl-[acyl-carrier-protein] reductase FabG-like gives rise to the protein MAGTTQPWEKLEGKVVMVTGASSGIGRELCLDLARAGCLIVAAARRTDRLRTLCDQINGSGSKEVDRETKAVRSVAVELDVCGKSTEIEAAVKKAWDAFGRIDALVNNAGIRGWVYSPLDWSEEDWNTNIKTNLTGLWLVSKHVCTRMRDAKQKGSVINISSITALDRGQLPGALAYCASKAGVNMVTKVMALELGVYNIRVNALAPGLFKSEITQGLMGKEWVNKVAEKIVPLKTFGTSDPALTRVVRYLIHDLSEYVTGNIFIVDAGATLPGFPLFSSL